The following proteins are encoded in a genomic region of Schistocerca serialis cubense isolate TAMUIC-IGC-003099 chromosome 9, iqSchSeri2.2, whole genome shotgun sequence:
- the LOC126419070 gene encoding cuticle protein 19 produces the protein MRAVTQLLTAALLVATCRAGYLGGYGGYAAAPAAYAAAPAAYAAPAYAAAPAIVKTAYAAPAIVKAAAPAVDYYSYPKYAYEYGVNDPHTGDVKRQWEERDGDVVRGEYSLLEPDGTTRTVTYTADAHNGFNAVVHRSGPSTHPATAVAVPAVAKYVAAAPAIVKSVGYGGYGYH, from the exons ATGAGGGCCGTAACGCAG TTGCTGACCGCCGCGCTGCTGGTGGCGACGTGCCGCGCCGGCTACCTGGGAGGCTACGGCGGctacgccgccgcccccgccgcctacgCCGCCGCTCCCgctgcctacgccgcccccgcctacGCCGCCGCTCCCGCCATCGTCAAGaccgcctacgccgcccccgccatcgTCAAGGCCGCCGCCCCAGCCGTCGACTACTAC TCGTACCCCAAGTACGCTTACGAGTACGGCGTGAACGACCCGCACACCGGCGACGTGAAGCGGCAGTGGGAGGAGCGGGACGGCGACGTGGTGCGCGGCGAGTACTCGCTGCTCGAGCCGGACGGCACCACCCGCACCGTCACCTACACGGCCGACGCGCACAACGGCTTCAACGCCGTGGTCCACCGCTCCGGCCCCAGCACGCACCCCGCCACCGCCGTCGCCGTGCCCGCCGTCGCCAAGTACGTGGCCGCGGCGCCCGCCATCGTCAAGTCCGTCGGCTACGGCGGCTACGGCTACCACTGA